CAGAGCCTGGTTGCCGCGGAATGCCGACATGGACCGGTCGACTGTGCTGAACTGGGACGGCGTGCGCTGAGAGGGCGTCGACAATGTGGCGCGCCGAGCCTGGGCCATGCAACGTTCACAGGCCCAGTTGCTGTCGAGagcctcgtcgcggcccaCGCAAGCGACATGATGCCAGCTCTTGCAGTTGCTGCACGAGACCATCTGGTTCGACGGCGCCGTGTTCTTGCACACGCAGCTCACGATGCCTGTGGGCACCATCTGCGGCCCGGCTAACTGCTGCGGCCGGCGGGCCTTGTGCATTGCGTACCAGAGGGCAGCACGGGCATCAGTGGGGTCCTGTGATGGCGGCAACTGCTCGGCTGACGGTCGCGACTGGTGTCTCTTGGTTGGGATCTGCAATCTGACCGCGCCATCGtgatcgtcgtcgtcgtcgctcgaAGTCTCGAGGTAACGCTGCAGCATGGccaggcgctcgcggtcctGACGCTGCTTCTTGGTACGTCTTCCGCTGGTCTGGTTCCATGGTGCCTCGTCATCGGGCCAGTCTGGGCGAACTGGCTGGTGGGCAGAGTCTGCGTTCTGCTCCTCGGTTGCGCCACCAGTCGCCACCTTGTCCAGGCCCATGAAGGCAATCGCAATGTCCTTGCGGAGTGCGACCCGGACGGGACCGCCGTGACCCATATCGAGGCGTGTAGAGTACATGGGCTCTGCGTTGCGAGAGGTCGTCTTGAATAACGAAAGACGGCGCTTGATCTTGTCGACTTTTGTGCGAGGGGTgtcatcctcggcgagctcacgACTAGGCGCTGGAGGAGTCTTGGGGACCTGACCCATGTACGAGGCGTCAGAGTGGAGGACGTCCCCACTGCCCACCGTAGCAACACCCGATGAATTGACGCTCAAGACAGTGGCCTGCTTGGTACGCGGAGGGCCATGCTCACggttggcctcgacgcTCTCCATCCCTGTTGATGTCCGCACCAGTCCCAATTTCCTCCCCTCCGACTCAGTCGCAGTGACATAGACGCCCGAACGCTTCTTCTCGGAAAACGGATGCTGCGCTGACTGATCCACGGGAGAGTGGTGAGACATTTGTGCAGGCGTCGACACATGGTCGCCGGTGGACGGAGGGGTCGGTAAATGGGACTTGCCCGTCACCAGCCCTTGAATGGTTGACGGCAGAGGCTGCTGCATGTTGTTCCGTGGTgtgcgcagctcctcggcctgcgacgacgagttgctgcgcttgcgcttgtgCGAGCCGGTGGAGTCGAGTGAGCGCTGGGCTGCATGTCCGCTTGTCGATGCAGAGTCGGGAGGTGGACCACTCGACGGTCCGGCGGAGATTTCTGCGTGGCTGGGTCTTCGAGAAGGTCCAGGGGCCATCTGAGAGGGAGGATAGGGAGCAAACTGTGTTGGCGGTGGCTGGTAAAAGGTACCACTGGGGTCGTTCATGTAGACTGGCTGAAACTGTTGTAGTTGTTGGCCAGGCTGCATGGTGGGGACAAAGGTGGGCTGAGGGGGAATGGGTCCAAGGGCAATGGAGGTATTGATGTTGGCAGGACGCTTCAttctgatgtcagctgtgtGCGTTTTTAGTACCACCACCCACTTGTCCTTTTGAGATGACCGCTTGGCGGTGATGGCGTAGTGCTCGGTGATGAGCTCCTGCTTGAGCACAGGGGCCGATGGTAGTGGAGAATGCGTTGACGACTCAAAGACGAGACCGCAGTTCATCgttgcgctcaaggagggagag
Above is a genomic segment from Cutaneotrichosporon cavernicola HIS019 DNA, chromosome: 1 containing:
- a CDS encoding uncharacterized protein (PHD-finger); this encodes MNCGLVFESSTHSPLPSAPVLKQELITEHYAITAKRSSQKDKMKRPANINTSIALGPIPPQPTFVPTMQPGQQLQQFQPVYMNDPSGTFYQPPPTQFAPYPPSQMAPGPSRRPSHAEISAGPSSGPPPDSASTSGHAAQRSLDSTGSHKRKRSNSSSQAEELRTPRNNMQQPLPSTIQGLVTGKSHLPTPPSTGDHVSTPAQMSHHSPVDQSAQHPFSEKKRSGVYVTATESEGRKLGLVRTSTGMESVEANREHGPPRTKQATVLSVNSSGVATVGSGDVLHSDASYMGQVPKTPPAPSRELAEDDTPRTKVDKIKRRLSLFKTTSRNAEPMYSTRLDMGHGGPVRVALRKDIAIAFMGLDKVATGGATEEQNADSAHQPVRPDWPDDEAPWNQTSGRRTKKQRQDRERLAMLQRYLETSSDDDDDHDGAVRLQIPTKRHQSRPSAEQLPPSQDPTDARAALWYAMHKARRPQQLAGPQMVPTGIVSCVCKNTAPSNQMVSCSNCKSWHHVACVGRDEALDSNWACERCMAQARRATLSTPSQRTPSQFSTVDRSMSAFRGNQALALAPSPMFAPEAARAAAHSGMATRTPRTPSRRHERARVLSYGNEWGVTGENPSTPMPQGGFGTFSTPRPDDPVFDVNSTPSRHLDTDPRIAGQFSGSLFAITPLVGRSRNANMLVGDTPMGHARNVSGVPPAFSEGMTSRHEFLQGLTADRRQLPETPGAGMRSLGLGRPSQLSPSPFGGHRRTSSKSSHLRSASRSGLGFSFPLSDDVKGSAPDDSMPN